Part of the Pseudodesulfovibrio mercurii genome is shown below.
CATCGTCATCACCGCCGGGTTCAAGGAGGCGAGCAAGGAGGGGTACGACCTCGAACAGGAGCTCAAGGCGCTGTGCGAGGAGTATCGCATCAGCCTGCTCGGGCCCAACTGTCTGGGCATGATCAACGGCGCGGCCGGGGTCAACGCCTCGTTCGCGGCGGGGTTGCCGGGGCTCGGCTCCATCGCCTTCTTCTCCCAGTCCGGGGCCCTGTGCGTGGCCATTCTGGATTGGGCGATGGGCGCGAACATCGGCTTTTCCAAGTTCGTCTCCCTGGGCAACAAGGCGGTCCTGGACGAGGCGGACATGCTCGACTACCTCAACCGGGACGAGGCCACCCGCGTCATCCTCGGCTACATCGAGAACGTGGAGCACGGCGAGGCGTTCCTCAGGGAGGCCCGGCGGGCCAGCCTGAACAAGCCGGTGATCATGATCAAGGCGGGCACCACCGCGGCCGGGGCCAAGGCCGCCAGCTCGCACACCGGAGCCATCGCCGGGTCGGATCAGAGCTACACGGCCGCGTTCCACCAGTCCGGGGTCATCCGGGTGGGCGACGTGGCCACCCTGTTCAACCTGGCCCAGGCCTTTTCCTCCCAGCCCCTGCCCAAGGGGCCGAACCTGGCCGTCATCACCAACGCGGGCGGGCCCGGCATTCTGGCCGCGGACGCGGCGGACCGCTCCCGGCTGTCCATGGCCGAGCTGTCCCCCCGGACCATCGAGAAGCTTCAGGACTTTCTTCCCAGCTACGCCGCCTTCTACAACCCGGTGGACATCGTGGCCGACGCCGACGCGAGACGGTACCGCCAGACCCTGGAGGTCATCGGCGAGGACCCCATGGTCCACGCCATCCTGGTCCTGCTCACGCCCACGGCCTCGGTGGAGATCGACAAGGCCGCCGAGGCGGTCATCCGCACGGCCCGCAAGTGGGCCAAGCCTGTCTTCGCCTGTTTCATGGGCAAGACCAAGGTGGCCGGGGCGCGGCGGATGCTCATGGAGGCGGGCGTTCCGTGCTACGCCTTCCCGGAGCCGGCGGTCCATTCCATCGAGGCAATGTACCAGTACTACCTGTGGAAGAATCGGCCCGAGCCGGAGTACGCCGAGGTGGAGCGGGACATGGCGGCCGTGCGCGCGGTCATCGACGACCATCTGCGCCGCAGGCAGCCCGAGGTGGTGGAGTTCGAGGCCCAGCAGGTGCTCCGGGCCTACGGCCTGCCCACGCCCAGGACGAAGCTGGCCCGCACCTCGGACGAGGCCGTGGCCGCCGCCGAGGAGATCGGCTATCCCGTGGTCCTCAAGATCGCCTCGCCGGACATCTCGCACAAGACCGACGTGGGCGGGGTGGCGGTCAATCTGCTCAATGCCCGGGAGGTCATGGAGACCTTCAAGGAGATCACGGCGCGGGCGCAGCGCATGCGCCGGGACGCCTACATCGCGGGTTGCC
Proteins encoded:
- a CDS encoding acetate--CoA ligase family protein, with amino-acid sequence MTLKDNLDAFFHPDAVAVIGASATPGKVGHTVVTNMLSAGYTGKLLPVNPKGGVIEGLPVITDIGDLPRGLDLAVISVPPKAVIESVRRLGEIGTKSAIVITAGFKEASKEGYDLEQELKALCEEYRISLLGPNCLGMINGAAGVNASFAAGLPGLGSIAFFSQSGALCVAILDWAMGANIGFSKFVSLGNKAVLDEADMLDYLNRDEATRVILGYIENVEHGEAFLREARRASLNKPVIMIKAGTTAAGAKAASSHTGAIAGSDQSYTAAFHQSGVIRVGDVATLFNLAQAFSSQPLPKGPNLAVITNAGGPGILAADAADRSRLSMAELSPRTIEKLQDFLPSYAAFYNPVDIVADADARRYRQTLEVIGEDPMVHAILVLLTPTASVEIDKAAEAVIRTARKWAKPVFACFMGKTKVAGARRMLMEAGVPCYAFPEPAVHSIEAMYQYYLWKNRPEPEYAEVERDMAAVRAVIDDHLRRRQPEVVEFEAQQVLRAYGLPTPRTKLARTSDEAVAAAEEIGYPVVLKIASPDISHKTDVGGVAVNLLNAREVMETFKEITARAQRMRRDAYIAGCLVQEMAPPGVREVIIGFKRDEQFGPMLMFGLGGVYVEIMKDISFKLAPLSRQDAFEIVREIKSYMLLKGLKGDKPVNLAALERIIMVMSRLAQDLPEVLEAEFNPVLVNNERAMVADVRMTLSV